The following coding sequences lie in one Bordetella genomosp. 9 genomic window:
- a CDS encoding polysaccharide biosynthesis/export family protein, which produces MQNNVPAPARRGRAAPVMVLLAALSLTGCQLPRSGPMLSEMTSAHDDKDVIVKAVTPELARLSNVPEVSDFPKRFRDADHAGFDVLVPGDGINVTVWERDGLGVFAANEAGVSDLGNHEIDRAGNIHLPMLGKIRAAGLTLAQLHDAVVARLSKLVISSDVSVTRAADARGQMVTVQGNLTKPGMYPITQTTQRLSSALALAAPVQTNPEQLVITLRRGKDVASVRLSDIYRNQDNDILLQAGDVITAHDAREYLTVLGAAGAQGRVAISKRNYTVLDALGDAKGLDDKTADPRSVFLFTPAKPGTQGAPDTLPVVYQFDLTRPEQVALAGQFTVREGQAIYISDAPFTQVQKVLSAFRVTMSAGFSATRAIDSDSGSSSVVNQ; this is translated from the coding sequence ATGCAGAACAACGTACCGGCGCCGGCGCGACGCGGCAGGGCGGCGCCGGTCATGGTATTGCTCGCCGCCCTTTCGCTTACCGGTTGTCAGCTGCCGCGTTCGGGGCCGATGCTGAGCGAAATGACATCGGCGCATGACGACAAGGACGTGATCGTCAAGGCCGTCACGCCGGAACTGGCTAGGCTGAGCAATGTGCCGGAAGTCTCGGATTTCCCCAAACGCTTCCGAGACGCGGACCATGCCGGCTTCGACGTGCTGGTCCCGGGAGACGGCATCAACGTCACGGTCTGGGAGCGCGATGGCCTGGGCGTTTTCGCGGCCAACGAAGCCGGCGTGAGCGACCTGGGGAATCACGAAATAGACCGCGCCGGGAATATCCACCTTCCCATGCTGGGAAAAATCCGGGCTGCCGGATTGACGCTGGCGCAGCTGCATGATGCCGTTGTGGCGCGCCTGAGCAAGCTCGTAATCAGTTCCGACGTCAGTGTGACCCGTGCGGCCGACGCACGCGGGCAGATGGTCACCGTCCAGGGCAACCTGACCAAGCCGGGCATGTATCCCATTACGCAGACGACGCAGCGCCTGAGCAGCGCGCTGGCGCTGGCGGCGCCGGTGCAGACCAATCCGGAGCAATTGGTGATAACACTGCGCCGCGGCAAGGACGTTGCCTCCGTGCGGTTGTCGGATATCTACCGCAACCAGGACAACGATATCCTGCTGCAGGCGGGGGACGTCATCACCGCGCACGATGCCCGCGAGTACCTGACCGTGCTGGGCGCGGCCGGTGCGCAGGGCCGGGTCGCCATCAGCAAGCGCAACTACACGGTGCTGGACGCCCTGGGCGATGCCAAGGGTTTGGACGACAAGACCGCGGATCCGCGTTCGGTATTCCTGTTCACGCCGGCCAAGCCCGGTACGCAAGGCGCGCCGGACACCTTGCCGGTGGTTTACCAGTTCGACCTCACACGGCCGGAACAAGTGGCACTGGCGGGCCAGTTCACGGTGCGCGAGGGGCAGGCCATCTATATCTCGGATGCGCCGTTCACCCAGGTGCAGAAAGTCTTGTCGGCATTCCGCGTGACCATGAGCGCGGGCTTCAGCGCGACGCGGGCGATCGACAGCGACTCGGGTTCCAGTTCGGTGGTGAATCAATAG
- a CDS encoding ABC transporter permease, with protein sequence MSTSNEDRIKGWRARRKDRNYAVGSGVAVWRLDVTSLFDPETSPAAVLRRMAARVQGERHDSVAARRTVYDAIQAELEGEIERRGVADTVADFARRRLRTMVRLLEQDIREGTDVFQPGYLPARLAAEDERLAAAHARRQRRRRLDEAQHARRHASRNDIALKIELSPEEAADLAILRERMRFLHDGYRPRDVDEGRPRLRTLLPMFVYQLHVMHGESRVALLWALVGPVVLLTIISSLYFLMGTHYIFGMDVPTFSLLGATTWIMFRQTIFRSSTSYVSARGLLNFQGVTPLMGALVQALIYVPVYLAAFAVLIGIGSALGLITLPANLAGFVFYVVLMGIGGTAMGVLFGAIATAWHFFLRLAPVIERALQIFSGVFFVSEQLPEQFRPWLLWSPFAHGMQLLRSAYFDGYDSQDASLSYFLTSLVFLAVIALAAERLARSNVQPM encoded by the coding sequence GTGTCGACGAGCAACGAGGATCGCATAAAGGGCTGGCGGGCACGCCGGAAGGACAGAAACTACGCGGTAGGTTCCGGCGTCGCCGTCTGGCGGCTGGATGTGACGTCGCTGTTCGACCCGGAGACGTCGCCGGCCGCCGTGCTCAGGCGCATGGCCGCGCGCGTCCAGGGCGAGCGGCACGACTCCGTGGCGGCGCGGCGGACGGTGTACGACGCCATACAGGCGGAGCTCGAAGGGGAAATCGAACGCCGCGGCGTCGCCGATACGGTCGCGGATTTCGCCAGGCGGCGGCTGCGCACCATGGTGCGCCTGCTGGAACAGGACATCCGGGAAGGGACGGACGTATTCCAGCCGGGATACCTGCCGGCCAGGCTGGCGGCGGAGGACGAGCGCCTGGCGGCGGCCCATGCGCGGCGGCAGCGGCGGCGCAGGCTGGACGAGGCCCAGCATGCCCGCCGCCATGCCTCGCGCAACGACATTGCGCTGAAGATCGAGCTTTCTCCTGAAGAAGCGGCCGATCTGGCGATTCTGCGCGAACGCATGCGGTTCCTGCACGATGGGTATCGTCCGCGCGACGTCGATGAGGGCAGGCCGCGCCTGCGCACCCTGTTGCCGATGTTCGTCTACCAGCTGCATGTCATGCATGGCGAAAGCCGTGTGGCGCTGCTATGGGCGCTGGTCGGCCCCGTTGTGTTGCTCACCATCATCTCGTCGCTGTATTTCCTGATGGGAACGCACTACATCTTCGGCATGGACGTGCCGACGTTCTCGCTGTTGGGCGCGACGACCTGGATCATGTTCCGGCAGACGATCTTCCGAAGCAGCACGAGCTATGTATCGGCGCGCGGGCTGTTGAACTTCCAGGGCGTCACGCCGCTCATGGGCGCCCTGGTGCAGGCGCTGATCTACGTGCCGGTGTATCTGGCCGCGTTCGCCGTATTGATCGGGATCGGCAGCGCGTTGGGGCTGATCACGCTGCCTGCCAACCTGGCGGGTTTTGTGTTCTACGTCGTGCTGATGGGAATAGGAGGCACCGCAATGGGCGTGCTGTTCGGCGCGATCGCGACAGCCTGGCACTTCTTCCTGCGCCTGGCGCCGGTGATCGAGCGTGCCCTGCAGATTTTCTCGGGGGTGTTCTTCGTGTCGGAGCAGCTGCCGGAGCAATTCCGCCCCTGGCTGCTCTGGTCGCCGTTCGCCCATGGCATGCAGCTCCTGCGCTCGGCCTACTTCGACGGCTATGACTCGCAGGACGCCAGCCTGAGCTACTTCCTGACTTCGCTGGTCTTCCTGGCGGTGATCGCCCTGGCGGCGGAGCGCCTGGCCCGCAGCAACGTCCAGCCGATGTGA
- a CDS encoding ATPase: MIHLNGVTDQPYAFGTRQPLLANVSLDIPVGRYALLSPTPELHRQLIDVLCRLRPPREGFVRHEGSVSWAIGRQGFIRGKATGMHMIQFVSEMYELDADATFELVADLVSDPGCLSRPMEHWPLYARQEFSFALALAPAFDVYVIEGAMPFEPCRFTRLWLALFEERLVGRTLIFSSYRQNQMADYCFKGLVYERSALRIEDDLDRCIRKYPPRRSRSESASAGEDDFGGGLGDSQFGL, encoded by the coding sequence ATGATCCATCTCAACGGCGTCACCGACCAGCCTTATGCATTTGGAACGCGGCAGCCGCTGCTTGCCAATGTGAGTCTGGACATTCCTGTCGGGCGTTATGCGCTGCTATCGCCCACCCCGGAGCTGCATCGGCAGCTCATCGACGTCCTGTGCCGGCTGCGCCCGCCCAGGGAGGGTTTCGTCAGGCACGAGGGCAGCGTTTCCTGGGCGATAGGCCGGCAGGGTTTCATCCGCGGCAAGGCGACAGGCATGCACATGATCCAGTTCGTCTCCGAAATGTATGAGCTGGACGCCGATGCCACCTTCGAGCTGGTCGCGGATCTGGTCAGCGACCCGGGCTGCCTGTCGCGTCCCATGGAGCACTGGCCGCTTTACGCAAGGCAGGAGTTTTCCTTCGCGCTCGCATTGGCGCCTGCTTTCGACGTTTACGTGATCGAAGGGGCCATGCCGTTCGAGCCCTGCCGCTTTACGCGCCTGTGGCTGGCGCTGTTCGAAGAGCGGCTGGTCGGCCGGACGCTTATTTTTTCCAGTTATCGCCAGAACCAGATGGCGGACTACTGTTTCAAGGGCTTAGTGTATGAGCGAAGCGCTCTCAGAATCGAAGACGACCTCGACCGGTGCATCCGCAAGTATCCGCCAAGACGGTCCAGGAGCGAATCCGCCAGCGCCGGGGAAGACGACTTCGGAGGCGGACTCGGGGACAGCCAGTTCGGGCTCTGA
- a CDS encoding sugar ABC transporter encodes MFIATPRYEAESRFFVQSGSGQQQAAGGGASSLLTTGNMTGMLGGFVDGWAVKDFLESRDCMRQLDQKVGLRRYLMHGGLDLANRLPEDASEDALYRAYRSAVQVSFNALEQIDVLRVKAFSPDDAATLSKALIGLAEDFVSRMNEKGVEDKLRVSQESVKRAERKALEAREALTAWRTKHGNIDPTATVTMLLNLSSQLEGELNSAQINLDKIRALGNKDHPMLRPAQMQVAALQKRIAAVRQRLSGQGNTEATLLKSYEALRNAQAFADSNLTLAQQSYQQAMVDALRLQRYLSIIAQPVPTDRPSSPRTAILLLEALALGFVLMFIVRITVSLLRGLRHG; translated from the coding sequence ATGTTCATTGCGACGCCCCGCTACGAGGCCGAGTCGCGGTTCTTCGTGCAGTCGGGATCCGGCCAGCAGCAGGCGGCCGGGGGCGGGGCGTCGAGCTTGCTTACCACCGGCAATATGACGGGCATGCTGGGGGGCTTCGTGGACGGCTGGGCCGTCAAGGACTTTCTGGAGTCCCGCGATTGCATGCGCCAGCTCGATCAGAAGGTGGGTTTGCGCCGATATCTGATGCATGGCGGACTGGACCTGGCGAACCGTCTTCCCGAAGATGCGAGCGAAGATGCCCTGTATCGCGCCTATCGGTCCGCGGTCCAGGTTTCCTTCAACGCCCTTGAGCAGATCGACGTGTTGCGGGTCAAGGCGTTTTCGCCGGACGACGCGGCCACCCTGTCAAAGGCGCTGATCGGCCTGGCCGAGGACTTCGTGAGCCGGATGAACGAAAAGGGCGTCGAGGACAAGCTGCGGGTGAGCCAGGAATCCGTCAAACGCGCGGAGCGCAAGGCGCTGGAGGCCCGGGAGGCGCTGACGGCGTGGCGGACGAAACACGGCAATATCGATCCCACGGCCACCGTAACGATGCTGCTCAATCTGTCGAGCCAGCTCGAAGGCGAACTCAACAGCGCCCAGATCAATCTGGACAAGATCCGGGCGCTCGGCAACAAAGACCATCCCATGCTAAGGCCGGCGCAGATGCAGGTTGCGGCCCTGCAGAAGCGGATTGCGGCGGTGCGGCAGCGGTTGAGCGGCCAGGGCAACACGGAGGCCACGCTGCTCAAGTCCTACGAGGCGTTGCGCAACGCACAGGCGTTTGCGGATTCGAACCTGACGCTGGCCCAACAGTCCTACCAGCAGGCCATGGTGGACGCCCTGCGCCTGCAGCGGTACTTGTCCATCATCGCCCAGCCGGTTCCGACCGACCGGCCCAGCAGCCCCCGTACGGCGATCCTGCTGCTGGAGGCGCTGGCGCTGGGATTCGTGCTGATGTTCATCGTCCGCATCACCGTTTCTTTGTTGAGGGGGCTGCGCCATGGGTGA
- a CDS encoding tetratricopeptide repeat protein, translated as MGDTVMASRSADSGATARLRDVIAGIRSADNPVLAMDALDVALVRAADGRRDVRRLLVSPCVREGALDAAIAALNVLVAAYPSQLEDRRLLASLLGRTEQWERAIEQADAAAEIEPGDVTLHAARIQLRLQAGKAGDAAAVARATAGLAAREPGEAHFWMLAFARNGDTAEAARVAAMLDPDRLPNVRVAAMAVRALLDDDRIAAAIALGDAALRAGHDSPALRTSLGMAHLRRGTEDDRRQHALAHFEAGLRTAPSDVRLLSLHGETLLRAGRYREAIAPLKQAIDLAPELDQTRALYARALRYSLQYGDAADQMMALLRKSPDNLLWQRSAIGALSQAGRKEEAEALYDQYVSRRSKQLPDTFQEALARLDDRLDTAPIPRARLDWAWSLRGNADADRAQWERAARWGHLVDHLLFDWLECREDQAEEAMHLLGDLDSGERFFAPLLASGRGVVLATAHVGPMYAGLMALELVGIPSRWLATAPSIARTSYATALISTADQTEAQVAKACMRALTSGFVLCLAVDGAANPAAPRTTFEGQEVTYSSFASHMAHRLGVPSVFYAPRWENGRITYTLERLPDPAQGEDPDAYAQRWKQAYFERLREHLAGPPENLRLSGGIWRHVKAPDRSAQQ; from the coding sequence ATGGGTGACACGGTCATGGCAAGCCGGTCCGCGGATTCCGGCGCCACCGCCCGGCTGCGCGATGTCATCGCCGGTATCCGCTCCGCGGATAACCCCGTGCTGGCGATGGATGCGCTCGACGTTGCGCTTGTGCGTGCCGCGGATGGCCGGCGCGACGTCCGGCGATTGCTGGTATCGCCATGCGTGCGCGAAGGCGCGCTGGATGCGGCCATCGCCGCGCTGAATGTGCTGGTGGCCGCGTATCCCTCGCAGCTGGAGGATCGCCGGCTGCTGGCGAGCCTGCTGGGCAGAACGGAACAATGGGAGCGGGCGATCGAGCAGGCGGATGCCGCGGCGGAGATCGAACCCGGCGACGTAACGTTGCATGCGGCGCGGATCCAGCTGCGTCTGCAGGCCGGGAAGGCCGGGGATGCAGCCGCGGTCGCGCGCGCCACCGCCGGACTGGCGGCGAGGGAACCGGGCGAAGCCCACTTCTGGATGCTGGCATTCGCCCGCAACGGCGATACCGCCGAGGCGGCGCGCGTCGCTGCCATGCTGGACCCCGACCGGCTGCCGAACGTGCGGGTGGCCGCAATGGCGGTGCGCGCATTGCTCGACGATGACAGGATAGCGGCCGCGATCGCCCTGGGCGATGCCGCGCTGCGCGCCGGCCACGACAGTCCGGCCCTGCGCACCTCGCTGGGGATGGCGCATCTTCGGCGCGGTACCGAAGATGACCGCAGGCAGCATGCGCTGGCGCATTTCGAGGCGGGACTGCGCACGGCGCCATCGGACGTGCGGCTGCTGTCGCTTCACGGCGAAACGTTGCTGCGCGCGGGGCGCTACAGGGAAGCGATCGCGCCGCTGAAGCAGGCGATCGACCTTGCGCCGGAACTGGACCAGACGCGGGCGCTGTACGCGCGTGCATTGCGCTATTCATTGCAGTACGGCGACGCCGCGGACCAAATGATGGCGCTGCTGCGGAAATCGCCGGACAACCTGCTGTGGCAGCGGTCCGCCATTGGGGCACTGTCCCAGGCGGGCCGCAAGGAAGAAGCCGAGGCGCTGTACGACCAGTATGTGTCCAGGCGCAGCAAGCAACTGCCGGACACCTTTCAGGAGGCCCTGGCACGGCTGGACGACCGGCTGGATACGGCGCCCATTCCCCGCGCCCGGCTGGATTGGGCCTGGTCGCTGCGCGGCAATGCCGATGCCGACCGCGCCCAATGGGAGCGCGCGGCGCGCTGGGGCCATCTGGTGGACCATCTTCTCTTCGATTGGCTCGAATGCCGGGAGGACCAGGCGGAAGAGGCCATGCACCTGCTGGGCGACCTGGACAGCGGGGAACGTTTCTTCGCGCCGCTGCTCGCGTCCGGACGGGGCGTCGTGCTGGCCACGGCGCACGTCGGTCCCATGTACGCCGGCCTCATGGCCCTGGAACTGGTCGGCATTCCATCGCGCTGGCTGGCGACCGCGCCGAGCATTGCGCGCACCAGCTATGCCACGGCGCTCATCTCCACGGCAGACCAGACCGAAGCCCAGGTCGCCAAGGCCTGCATGCGCGCGCTTACATCGGGCTTCGTGTTGTGCCTGGCGGTCGATGGCGCGGCGAATCCGGCGGCGCCCAGAACGACATTCGAAGGCCAGGAAGTGACGTACTCGAGTTTTGCGTCGCATATGGCGCACAGGCTGGGCGTGCCGTCGGTGTTCTATGCGCCGCGATGGGAGAACGGCCGCATTACGTACACGCTGGAAAGGCTTCCCGATCCAGCGCAGGGCGAGGATCCCGACGCATACGCCCAGCGGTGGAAGCAGGCTTATTTCGAACGGCTCAGGGAACACCTGGCCGGCCCCCCGGAAAACCTGCGCCTGAGCGGGGGCATCTGGCGGCACGTGAAGGCGCCGGACCGGTCGGCGCAGCAATAG
- a CDS encoding SDR family oxidoreductase: protein MTIYPWLRDESQRDLREEMLARRRRWLVTGAAGFIGSNLVEALLRLGQDVVGLDNFSTGHRHNLDEVRRNVGEDHWARFALHEADIRDMAACERAVADADYVLHQAALGSVPRSVKDPVTSHEVNVSGFLNMLDAARRASVRGFVYAASSSTYGDEPNLPKREDRIGKPLSPYAATKLANEIYADVYARTYGFAATGLRYFNVFGPRQDPNGAYAAVIPKWIAAMIGGTAVHINGDGETSRDFCFVGNVVQANLRAALRQAAGTSEVYNVAVGGRTTLNDLFGIIRDGLAQHGFDYALPPEYRPFREGDVRHSQADVSKAMAGLGYAPLFDLRRGMEEALPWYIGFLTARAAA, encoded by the coding sequence ATGACGATCTATCCGTGGCTGCGCGACGAATCGCAGCGCGACCTGCGCGAGGAAATGCTGGCGCGGCGCCGCCGTTGGCTGGTGACCGGCGCGGCGGGGTTCATCGGCTCGAATCTGGTGGAGGCGCTGCTGCGCCTTGGCCAGGATGTGGTCGGCCTGGACAATTTTTCCACCGGGCACAGGCACAACCTGGACGAAGTCCGCAGGAACGTCGGGGAGGACCACTGGGCGCGGTTCGCGCTGCATGAGGCCGACATCCGCGACATGGCGGCCTGCGAACGGGCGGTGGCCGATGCCGATTATGTGCTTCATCAGGCCGCCCTGGGCTCGGTGCCGCGCTCGGTGAAGGATCCCGTGACGTCGCACGAGGTCAATGTGTCGGGATTCCTGAATATGCTGGATGCGGCGCGGCGCGCGTCGGTCCGCGGTTTCGTTTATGCCGCGTCCAGCTCCACCTATGGGGACGAGCCCAACCTTCCCAAGCGCGAAGACCGGATCGGCAAACCGTTGTCGCCCTATGCGGCCACCAAGCTCGCCAATGAAATCTATGCGGATGTGTACGCGCGCACGTATGGATTCGCCGCGACGGGCCTGCGCTATTTCAATGTTTTCGGTCCCCGCCAGGACCCGAACGGGGCCTATGCGGCGGTGATTCCGAAATGGATCGCGGCCATGATCGGCGGCACGGCCGTCCATATCAATGGCGATGGCGAGACCAGCCGGGATTTCTGCTTCGTGGGCAATGTCGTGCAGGCCAACCTGCGCGCGGCGTTGCGCCAGGCGGCCGGGACGAGCGAGGTGTACAACGTGGCGGTTGGCGGCCGCACGACCTTGAACGATCTGTTCGGCATCATCAGAGACGGCCTTGCGCAGCACGGTTTCGACTATGCGCTGCCGCCCGAATACCGGCCGTTCCGAGAGGGCGACGTGCGTCATTCCCAGGCGGACGTCTCCAAAGCGATGGCCGGGCTCGGTTATGCGCCGCTGTTCGACCTGCGGCGCGGGATGGAAGAAGCGCTGCCCTGGTATATCGGTTTCCTGACCGCGCGGGCGGCTGCCTGA
- a CDS encoding pectate lyase family protein, translating to MMRWLLAALVLYGGAAAADQSCDIPDTRCPIVSSLLAQREGYGRDATGGLGGRFVEVTSDRDSGPGTLREALKHAKGPTWIRFASDMTIVLDSQLRVPSNVTIDGRGRRVTLIDDGLGVYGSRNVILTHLTIDGRLSRLTQAVNVANGSRDVWVDHLDLSRFSDRLLNVKNGSTDVTVSWTKFHDSNKVMLLNNITSSNLFKNYERDAIARVTLHHNYFFNTVQRNPRGQFGTFHLFNNLLENWDFYGMSFSLEARALIEGNIFSNVSRRNCAEPEFFPTVEGINVNYCRYIPEAPDRSALPNGESDRRNYEKSHARYGYRHDFKAALRLRDNLYLGDAKPVLQDYRPDAVPAPPYCYSYERPTPELAEKIRRLAGNVAEAPPAITRSGAGCR from the coding sequence ATGATGCGTTGGCTGCTTGCGGCGTTGGTGTTGTATGGCGGCGCGGCCGCCGCGGATCAATCCTGCGACATCCCGGATACCCGCTGTCCGATCGTCTCGTCGCTGCTGGCGCAACGGGAGGGCTACGGCCGCGATGCCACCGGCGGGCTCGGCGGCCGGTTTGTGGAGGTTACGTCCGACCGCGATTCGGGGCCTGGAACGTTGCGCGAGGCGCTCAAGCATGCCAAGGGTCCGACGTGGATACGGTTCGCGTCGGACATGACGATCGTTCTGGACTCACAGCTGCGCGTGCCGTCGAACGTAACGATCGATGGGCGGGGCAGGCGCGTCACGCTGATCGACGATGGGCTGGGCGTCTACGGCAGCCGGAACGTCATTCTGACGCATCTGACGATAGACGGGCGGCTGAGCCGGCTCACGCAGGCCGTCAATGTGGCCAATGGCAGCCGCGACGTCTGGGTGGACCACCTGGATCTTTCGCGATTCTCGGACCGGCTGCTCAATGTGAAGAACGGGTCGACCGATGTGACGGTGTCATGGACGAAATTTCACGATTCCAACAAGGTGATGTTGCTGAACAACATTACCTCGTCCAATCTCTTCAAGAATTACGAACGCGACGCGATCGCCCGGGTGACGCTGCACCATAACTATTTCTTCAATACGGTGCAGCGCAATCCGCGCGGACAGTTCGGCACATTCCATCTATTCAACAATCTCCTGGAGAACTGGGATTTCTACGGCATGAGTTTCAGTTTGGAGGCCCGGGCGCTGATCGAGGGAAATATCTTCAGCAACGTATCGCGCCGGAACTGCGCCGAGCCCGAGTTCTTTCCGACGGTGGAAGGCATCAATGTGAATTACTGCCGCTACATCCCGGAAGCGCCGGATCGCAGCGCGTTGCCCAATGGGGAATCCGACCGCCGCAACTATGAGAAATCCCACGCCAGGTATGGCTACAGGCACGATTTCAAGGCGGCTTTGCGTTTGAGGGACAACCTGTACCTGGGTGACGCGAAGCCTGTGTTGCAGGACTATCGGCCCGACGCGGTCCCGGCGCCGCCGTATTGCTACAGCTATGAACGGCCGACGCCCGAGCTGGCGGAAAAAATCCGCCGGCTGGCGGGGAATGTGGCAGAAGCCCCGCCTGCGATAACGCGCAGCGGGGCGGGGTGCCGCTAG
- a CDS encoding TerC family protein, protein MEYLLSLAQQPAAWIALATLVAMEVVLGIDNLIFISILTNKLPESQQARGRRIGIGLALVLRLALLGTVAFIVQLTQPLFEVFGRGISWRDLILIAGGLFLVWKATKEIHHHVDPDPGGDMFEGKTATIGFAAAIGQILLLDLVFSIDSIITAVGMTEHIPIMFIAVIVAVLVMLLAAAPLARFIQRNPTVVMLALGFLLMIGMTLIAEGFGAHVPKGYVYAAMAFSALIEGLNLMARRARERRAANSGER, encoded by the coding sequence ATGGAATACCTGTTGTCACTGGCCCAGCAACCCGCCGCCTGGATCGCCCTGGCGACGCTCGTTGCCATGGAAGTCGTCCTGGGGATCGACAACCTGATCTTCATCTCCATCCTGACCAACAAGCTGCCCGAATCGCAGCAGGCGCGGGGCCGGCGCATCGGTATCGGTCTGGCGCTCGTGCTGCGCCTGGCGCTGCTCGGGACGGTGGCCTTTATCGTGCAATTGACTCAGCCGCTGTTCGAGGTGTTCGGACGCGGCATTTCCTGGCGCGACCTTATCCTGATCGCGGGAGGTCTGTTCCTGGTCTGGAAGGCGACCAAGGAGATCCATCACCATGTCGACCCGGATCCCGGCGGCGATATGTTCGAGGGCAAGACGGCCACGATCGGCTTCGCCGCCGCCATCGGCCAGATCCTGCTGCTCGACCTGGTGTTCTCGATCGACAGCATCATTACCGCGGTGGGAATGACCGAACATATTCCCATCATGTTCATCGCCGTCATCGTGGCCGTGCTTGTGATGCTGCTCGCGGCCGCCCCCCTGGCCCGCTTCATCCAGCGCAATCCCACGGTGGTCATGCTGGCCCTCGGCTTCCTGCTCATGATCGGCATGACGCTGATCGCGGAAGGGTTCGGCGCGCACGTTCCCAAGGGATACGTCTACGCCGCCATGGCGTTCTCCGCCCTGATCGAAGGCTTGAATCTGATGGCGCGGCGCGCCAGGGAGCGGCGCGCCGCGAACTCCGGCGAACGGTAG
- the gabT gene encoding 4-aminobutyrate--2-oxoglutarate transaminase → MNNESLQRRGAAATPRGIAISCPFYADRASNAELWDVEGRRYIDFAAGIAVLNTGHRHPRVTQAIAAQLERFTHTAYQVVPYESYVALAERINAATPGAHAKKTAFFTTGAEAVENAVKIARAATGRPAVIAFGGAFHGRTLLTMALTGKVAPYKVGFGPFPGDVYHVPYPSALQGVTHADSLKAILNLFKTDVDPHRVAAIIIEPVQGEGGFNPAPVALMQGLRALCDQYGILLVADEVQTGFARTGKLFAMEHFGVAPDIMTFAKSLAGGMPLSGVCGRAEIMDAPAPGGLGSTYAGNPLALAAAHAVLDVIAEEGLAERAHALGERLRSRLDAMRAHVPQIAEVRGLGAMVAVEFADASGAPDAAFAGAVQQRALQKGLLLLTCGMYGNVIRFLFPLTVQDDVFEEALAILQASLQG, encoded by the coding sequence ATGAACAACGAATCGCTGCAACGCCGCGGCGCAGCGGCCACGCCCCGCGGCATCGCCATAAGCTGCCCTTTCTATGCCGACAGGGCATCGAACGCCGAGCTCTGGGACGTCGAAGGCCGCCGCTACATCGACTTCGCGGCCGGCATCGCCGTGCTGAACACCGGGCATCGGCATCCTCGCGTCACCCAGGCCATCGCGGCGCAACTGGAGCGGTTCACGCATACGGCTTACCAGGTCGTCCCCTACGAATCCTACGTGGCCCTGGCGGAGCGGATCAACGCCGCCACGCCGGGCGCGCACGCCAAAAAGACAGCATTCTTCACCACCGGCGCCGAGGCGGTGGAAAACGCGGTCAAGATTGCCCGCGCGGCCACTGGCCGTCCGGCGGTCATCGCCTTCGGCGGCGCCTTTCATGGCCGCACCTTGCTGACGATGGCGCTGACCGGCAAGGTGGCGCCTTATAAGGTCGGCTTCGGCCCCTTCCCGGGCGATGTCTACCACGTTCCCTATCCCAGCGCCTTGCAGGGAGTGACCCACGCAGACTCCCTGAAGGCCATCCTGAATCTGTTCAAGACCGACGTGGATCCCCATCGCGTTGCGGCCATCATCATCGAGCCGGTGCAGGGCGAAGGCGGATTCAACCCCGCGCCCGTGGCCCTGATGCAGGGACTGCGCGCGCTGTGCGATCAATACGGCATATTGCTCGTCGCCGACGAGGTGCAGACCGGTTTCGCGCGGACGGGCAAGCTGTTCGCCATGGAACATTTCGGCGTCGCGCCGGACATCATGACCTTCGCGAAAAGCCTGGCGGGCGGCATGCCGCTTTCCGGCGTCTGCGGTCGCGCCGAGATCATGGATGCGCCCGCTCCGGGAGGCCTGGGCAGCACCTATGCCGGCAATCCCCTGGCGCTGGCTGCCGCCCACGCGGTGCTTGACGTCATCGCCGAAGAAGGCCTGGCCGAACGCGCGCACGCGCTGGGAGAGCGGCTGCGGTCGCGACTGGATGCCATGCGCGCGCACGTGCCGCAAATCGCGGAGGTGCGCGGCCTGGGCGCCATGGTGGCCGTCGAGTTTGCCGACGCGTCGGGGGCGCCCGACGCGGCGTTCGCCGGCGCCGTGCAACAGCGCGCCTTGCAAAAAGGCCTGCTGCTGCTGACCTGCGGCATGTACGGCAACGTGATCCGCTTCCTGTTCCCGCTGACCGTCCAGGACGACGTATTCGAAGAAGCATTGGCGATCCTGCAGGCGAGCCTGCAGGGCTGA